From a single Shewanella donghaensis genomic region:
- the hemL gene encoding glutamate-1-semialdehyde 2,1-aminomutase, whose protein sequence is MTRSEALFEQAKKTIPGGVNSPVRAFNGVGGSPLFIEKADGAYIFDADGKKYIDYVGSWGPMILGHNNPQIRQAVLDAVENGLSFGAPTELEVTMAEKVIEMVPSIEQVRMVSSGTEATMSAIRLARGFTNRDKILKFEGCYHGHADCLLVKAGSGALTLGQPSSPGIPEDFAKHTLTAVFNDLDSVRAIFEQQPDTISCIILEPVAGNMNCIPPVEGFLEGLRAICDEFGALMIIDEVMTGFRVSKSGAQGHYNVKPDLTTLGKVIGGGMPVGAFGGRKDVMQFIAPTGPVYQAGTLSGNPIAMTAGLAQMEALCKEGLYEELAAKTKRIALGFKAAADKHGIPLNINYVGGMFGFFFTEDTSPITSFDQVTKCNMDHFRNFYHLMLDEGVYMAPSAYEAGFLSMAHGEEELAMTLVAADKAFAALKAM, encoded by the coding sequence ATGACTCGCTCTGAAGCTCTATTTGAACAGGCTAAAAAAACAATTCCTGGTGGCGTTAACTCTCCAGTACGTGCATTTAACGGTGTTGGTGGCTCGCCGCTTTTCATCGAAAAAGCAGACGGCGCATATATCTTTGATGCTGACGGCAAGAAATACATTGATTATGTTGGTTCTTGGGGCCCTATGATTTTAGGCCATAACAACCCACAAATTCGTCAAGCTGTATTAGATGCTGTAGAAAATGGTCTTTCATTTGGTGCACCAACTGAGCTTGAAGTCACAATGGCTGAAAAAGTTATTGAAATGGTGCCATCAATCGAACAAGTTCGTATGGTAAGTTCAGGTACTGAAGCGACGATGAGTGCTATTCGTTTAGCACGTGGTTTCACTAACCGTGACAAAATCCTCAAATTTGAAGGTTGTTATCATGGTCACGCTGACTGTTTGTTAGTTAAAGCAGGTTCTGGTGCATTGACGCTAGGTCAACCAAGTTCACCAGGTATCCCTGAAGATTTTGCTAAGCATACATTAACAGCAGTATTTAACGACCTAGATTCTGTTCGCGCTATTTTCGAGCAACAGCCAGACACGATCTCTTGTATTATTCTTGAGCCTGTTGCCGGTAACATGAACTGTATCCCTCCAGTTGAAGGCTTCCTTGAAGGTCTGCGCGCTATTTGTGATGAGTTCGGCGCATTAATGATCATTGATGAAGTGATGACAGGTTTTCGCGTTTCAAAAAGCGGCGCACAAGGTCACTACAATGTGAAACCTGATCTAACGACTCTAGGTAAAGTTATCGGTGGCGGTATGCCAGTCGGTGCTTTTGGTGGCCGTAAAGATGTGATGCAGTTTATTGCACCAACAGGGCCAGTTTACCAAGCAGGTACTTTATCAGGCAACCCTATTGCTATGACTGCGGGTCTTGCTCAAATGGAAGCCCTTTGTAAAGAAGGCCTTTATGAAGAGCTAGCAGCAAAAACTAAGCGTATTGCATTAGGCTTTAAAGCTGCTGCAGATAAGCACGGTATTCCATTAAATATCAACTACGTTGGTGGCATGTTCGGTTTCTTCTTCACTGAAGATACCAGCCCGATTACGAGCTTCGATCAGGTCACTAAGTGTAACATGGATCACTTCCGTAACTTCTATCACCTAATGTTAGATGAAGGCGTTTACATGGCACCAAGTGCTTATGAAGCAGGCTTCTTATCTATGGCTCATGGTGAAGAAGAACTTGCAATGACTCTTGTTGCTGCAGATAAAGCTTTTGCTGCTTTAAAAGCGATGTAA